The sequence TATCCTTGAAAGGTCCGGCGGCCGGCTGGTCGGCCTCGATGGAAAACCCCTGATGTATAATCGCCGCCAGGTAAACCACCCCGCATTGTGCGCTGCAGCAGATTATGCGCTGCCCGCACTTTTGAAAGCGTTTTCACATCTGTCTGACAGTTGACCTTTGCCGGGAAATCCCGCAGATGGGTGGCTCTCTCAGCGTTCAAGAAAGAGATAAAGACATGACGGAATCCGGCAAACCGAAACAGCTGCTGCACCTCGTCTTCGGCGGCGAACTGGAAAACCTTCAGGATGTTCAGTTCCGGGATTTGAAGGCGCTCGATATCGTCGGCATCTATCCGGACTATGCTTCCGCGCTCACGGCATGGAAGTCCAAGGCGCAAATGACTGTCGATAACGCCCATATGCGTTATTTTATCGTGCATATGCACCGTCTTCTCAATCCCGACGACAAAAATTGAGTCCTTTTGCCCTTGCGTTGTAATACTATTGGGTGAAGGCGAGCTTTCCCGTGATTCCTGCTTGAGAACGGCAGGCCGGGAGTTCCTGCACGATAAAATGTGATCGCGCTTTCGTTTCCGATGACAAAAAATGACGCAATTTAAGAAGAAGTAGGCGGCGATAACAACAAGAACAGGGGAAGGGCATTGCGCGGAATGATCAAGGGCAGAATGTCATGAGCAGCCGTATCGCACGTTTCGCTCTTTCCGGTTACCGGATCGCCGGTATTGCCGCCTATCCCTTTGCCCGGCCCTACCTTTCCTATCGGGCGGCAAAGGGCAAGGAAGACAAGCGCCGCCGCTTCGAACGTTTCGGTTATGCCAGCGCCGAGCGCCCGCGTGGGCCGCTCGTCTGGTTCCATGCCGCAAGCGTGGGCGAAACGCTTGCCCTCATCCCGCTGATCCGCGAAATCCGCAAACGCGATATTTTCGTACTCCTGACCACCGGCACCGTCACCTCGGCCGAACTGACCCGCACGCGGCTGGGCGATGATGTGATCCACCAATATGTGCCGCTCGATATCAAGATCGCGGTCAACCGCTTCCTCACCTATTGGGCGCCGGACGCCGCCATAACAGCTGAATCGGAAATCTGGCCGGTGACGATGATGGAACTGGAGCGCCGGCACATTCCGCAGATCCGGGTCAATGCCCGTCTGTCCGACCGTTCCTTCGACCGCTGGAAAAACCGTCACGATATTGCGGAATCGCTGTTTTCCAAGCTGGCGCTGGTGGTTGCGCAATCCGATCTCGATGCCGAGCGTTTCCGTGATCTCGGCTCCTGGCCGGTGGTGATATCGGGTAATCTCAAGGGTGACACTGACCCGCCGCCCTGTGACGAGGCGCTTCTGGAGACCTATCGCAAGCAGGTCGGCAACCGCAAGACCTGGGCGGCGATCTCTACCTTCGACGGTGAAGAAAAGGCCGCAGCCACCGTGCACGCGGCGATCAAGTCGCGTAACGGCCAGTTGACCATCATCGTGCCGCGCCATCCCGAGCGTGGCGACGATGTGGAAGCCATGCTGAAGGGCATGGGACTGACGGTGGCGCGTCGTAGTCGCAACGACGTGATCACGCCGGAAACCGATATTTTCCTTGGCGATTCCATCGGCGAAATGGGGCTTTACCTGCGGCTGACCGAGCTTGCCTTTGTCGGCCGGTCGCTGACGGCGGAAGGCGGGCAGAACCCGCTGGAGCCGGCCATGCTCGGCTGTGCCGTTTTGTCGGGCGCGCATGTGCAGAATTTCCGCGAGGCCTATCAGAAACTGATCCGCGCCGGCGGCGGCCGCATC comes from Rhizobium rhizogenes and encodes:
- the waaA gene encoding lipid IV(A) 3-deoxy-D-manno-octulosonic acid transferase — encoded protein: MSSRIARFALSGYRIAGIAAYPFARPYLSYRAAKGKEDKRRRFERFGYASAERPRGPLVWFHAASVGETLALIPLIREIRKRDIFVLLTTGTVTSAELTRTRLGDDVIHQYVPLDIKIAVNRFLTYWAPDAAITAESEIWPVTMMELERRHIPQIRVNARLSDRSFDRWKNRHDIAESLFSKLALVVAQSDLDAERFRDLGSWPVVISGNLKGDTDPPPCDEALLETYRKQVGNRKTWAAISTFDGEEKAAATVHAAIKSRNGQLTIIVPRHPERGDDVEAMLKGMGLTVARRSRNDVITPETDIFLGDSIGEMGLYLRLTELAFVGRSLTAEGGQNPLEPAMLGCAVLSGAHVQNFREAYQKLIRAGGGRIIRDIEMLAKAVHYLLVNDNERYKMIDAGNRVIQDMRGALSSTVKALEPYINPLTVSAKLQPRSAIGSW
- a CDS encoding DUF4170 domain-containing protein, producing MTESGKPKQLLHLVFGGELENLQDVQFRDLKALDIVGIYPDYASALTAWKSKAQMTVDNAHMRYFIVHMHRLLNPDDKN